ACTCGCCCCGGACCGTCCAAGCCAAGGGAGCCAAACCCCACGGCCGCTGTTCGCCCCTGGGCAGGCATGGTCGGGGAGACACGCGCGGCATCGGGCAATTCCACACCTGCGTGGGGTGGCGGCGTGTTCGGATTTTGGTGATGAGAGACGTCTGCTTCACGGTCGCGGCCGACGAGGCCGGCCAGCGCCTCGACAAGCTGGTGATTCGGCATATCGGGGGCTTGGGCCGACGTCGAGCAAGTGAGCTATTTGCCAGCGGGCGGGTGGAGGTCAACGGCGCCCGAGCGGTAAAGGGCACCCTGAGTCAGGTGGGCGATAGCGTGGAGGTCAAACTCGAAGACGCGTGCCCCGTTCCGGCAGAGGCGGACGCGGACCTGAGCGTGCGCCTCGAAAACGAGGCCTTCGTCGTGGTCAGCAAACCCGCAGGCCAGGCCACAGCTCCGCTGCGCGGCGAAAGCGGAACGCTCGCGAGCGCACTCTTGGGTCACTACCCAGAGATGGCCTTCGTTGGCTACTCACCGCGCGAACCGGGGCTACTCCACCGCCTAGACACGGGAACCAGCGGACTCCTGGTTGCCGCGCGAACGGGGCGGGCCTTCGAAAGCCTGCGTCGCGCGCTGACCCAGGGCGCGATGGAGAAGCGCTACTTCGCGATCGTGAGTCGGGTGGACCTGCCTGATCGCGGCGTCATCTCCACTTTCGTGGGGCCGGACCCACGTAAGGGGCGCAAAGTGATCGTCTACGAAAAGGATCCGCCTCCGGGAGCGCGGGTGCAGGAATCACGCTACCGGGTCGTTCGCTGCAGCGAGCGTCGCGCGTTGCTGGAGTTGCGCGTTTCGCGGGCTTATCGCCATCAGATCCGTGCGCACTTGGCGCACCTGGGTGCTCCCATCGTCGGTGACGCGCTGTACGGCTCGCGGGATCTCGAGGCCCTGCCCGGCCGGCACGCGCTACACGCGTGTCACATCGCGTGGGCCGGAGACGACACGCTGCCCGCCTTCGAGGCGTTCGAAGACCTTCCCCAAGACCTGCTCCGCTTGCTCGACGACTGACGTCCCGAGTCCCGGTCCGCGAGGAGCTGTACCAGCTCCTGCACGAGGCTCAGGGTGCTCTGGCGCGTCGGCAGCGCAGGCCACAGCACCGCGACCCGCTCGTCGGAACGACGACCGCGCGTCCAGCTCACATGTGCCGCCAGCAGCCAGTGCGCTCGAGACCCTTCGCGAGCTCGTACGATCACCCAGGGCAGCGCCATCGTTCCGGCACCACTGACGTCGTATTCCAGGCCGACCTCGACGGCGCTGAGACCAGCTGCTGCTCTGCGCGGCACGACCAGCAGGCGAAGCTCGTCGGGCTGACCGTCGCCATCGGGAATACGAGCCCAGGGAACGACCTTGAGTCCTTCCAGCCGCCGCAGGCGCCGCGACATCCAGTGCAGTACGCGCATGGGTGCCCTCGCGCGATCCGCGGGCAGCGTGCTGGCCCTTCCCGTCAGGAAGATGGGCAACAAGCACGCTGAAGCAAGCAGCAGCATCAGCGCGTGATAGACCGATCGCGGAAGCAACCACAGCGCCGCGGCGACGAAGCTGGCCAAGAGCAACACGAAGAGCACGAAACCAGGCATCGATCCGGCATCGAACAGGCGACCGGGCAGCGGCGAAGCCGGCGCGGCAAACGCCTCCTCCTCCGTCAAAGGCAACCATTTGCCCGGCGGCCGCGGAACTGGGATGGGGCTCGGCGCAAGCTGAGTCGCGAGCACCATCGCCACCAAAATGAGGGCGGCGGCCAGGGTCGGATGGGTCGTGGACAGGGCGACGCTCACGGCGCCCGCCAAGGCCACACCGGCGAGAACAGCACGCAGCGCGAGGGGCATGGGCACTAGGGCACGCGGCTCGGCCTGACGCTCTTTTGCTGAGCGCGCCAGCGCGCGGCCCTTGAAGAACACGAAGAGCGCGTACACCAGCGCGACGGCGAGTAGCGCTCCAAGAAACAGCGCCCGGCGTTCCGGAGACACGGGTGGCGCCTTCGTCGGCTCCGCGGGCACCGCCTCGTCGGTCGAGAAGGCAGGAAAGGCGCGTCTCGCGGTGGTCACTTCCCAAACGACGGGCTCACCCTTGGCAACGTGAGGGCGTACCACCTCGAGCTCGTCCTTGTCGCTGGCACGGCGAAGGGTGGAGAGAAACACGCCCGCGGGGTCCGCCAGCGTCGAGTCCTGCGCGGGCTGCTTGGTGAGCTGTGGCGCCTCGGGAGCGGCGGGCACGCGGAAGACGACTCGAACGGAGTCTACGCCGTCGGCGAATCGCGGACCGACCCAACGCACTGCAACGCCATTGCCTCTGGGACTCAGGCCGCCGCGCTGACTCAGGTCGGTGCGGTACGAGAACTTGAAGAGGTAGGTGCCGCGACGTAGGCCTTTTGGATTGTCGATGTCGACGCGCAGCGTCCCGTCGTCCCGCAGCTCGAGCAGCAGGGGGTCGACATCGGAAGCCGACGCGCCGTTGACCGGACTGACGGTTGCGTTGGGTAGTGGCTGCGCATCAGAATCGACGCCCGGGAGTTCGAATCCCTTGAGCGGCCCACCCTTGATCCGCATCACGAGTTCGTGGTGGACCTCGGTCCGCCCGTCCGGGCCGATATCGAGGACCACGGCATCCGAGCGGATGCTGGTCTCGATCCAGGCTCGGGCTGCACGGGGAACTAGCCACGCGGTCGCAAACGCGAACAGCACGAGGCACCACAACTGGAGCCGGCTGGCCTTATGTCGGTGTCGCACATACATCCTGCGACACTGGTGGTGTCACAGGTCTGGGTTGCTGGGCGAGTTTTTGGCGGAACTCAGAAAGAAGGGGGGGCCATCCCGGCCCCCATCGTCGCCGCAACAATCGCGGGCCCAAGCGCGCCAAGGTCCACGAACACCTCTTTGGGGACGGAGAGATCCCAGCGGATTTCGGGACTCCCACCCGTCTTGACGTTGAAGGACGTCAGCATCGGGGTAGCGCCATGGTGGGGCATGGCGTTGAGGATCTTCTCCAACTCTTTCGGTGAGGACGATCCACCGAAACCGCTGCGCAGAGCGGACTGCACGGAGCCGAGGAAGGTCATCAACGAGAAGAATCCCTGAGTGATCGCCTTCTGCCCGCGCAATCGAGCCAGGCCCTCGCGCCCCGCGAGAGTCGATGCAGAGTCGCCTTTCTTTGCGGTGTTCAAATGCTCGATCAGTTGCTTTTCGTCAGCGGAGATGCCGAACCAGGTGCGATTGCCGTCGGGCACCAGGATGACGACGACGGGCAACGGGGTGCCAGCCTTCGGCTTGTCCGTCGAGTAGTCCATGAACATCGTTCCAGGCAGGACGATCTCGTAGACAAGCGAGCCGGCCGGCAGGCCCTTTCCGCCGCGCACACGAGCCGTGGGCCACTCGTTCGGTTTGACGTGCATCTCTTTCTGCACGAGCTTGCGCATCTCTCGGTCGTTGTAGAGCTTCAGCACGCGGTCGAGGTAGCCCTTGTACTTCTTCATCGGCTCCTCGACGGCGCCCAGGTGCCAGCCCACGCCAGCTCGAATCGACTCGCGCTCTTGCGCGGAAGACGAAGGCTCTTTCTCGGGGGGAGGGAGCGCGATGTCCCCGCGCGCGTAGACCGAGCCGCTCTCGGTCAGCCACATGTCGTCCACCAACGACACGGCTTGATCACGAATTCGCTTGGGCACCTTCGTGTGCGCGAGGAAGCCGTCCAGCAGTTCGCCCAGGTTTCGGCGGATCGGCTCCGAGCGCTTAGCATCCACCGGCGAGCTGTAGCTGGCCGCGGTCGACGCCTTCGGCAGCTTGAAGAAAGTCTCCGGCGCCACCGTCGCACGCCCCTGGGCCTGGACGAAGCTCTGCACCAGCCAGGAGCCAGACCCGCGGAACTTCGCAGAAATGGTGGCATCCGCGGAGTTCTTGGACTTGTTCAAGGTCGCGTCGATGCGCAGGTTGTCGAGTTCTTCCACGAGCGCAAGGCCTTCGTCCGTCAGCGCATGCACGGCGTCGGCCAGAGGTCGATCGAAGCGCGCATCGTCCAGCGACATCTTGCGCAAAGCGAACGGGGTCGCCAAGGTCTTTGCCTGTCGCAGCTCCGCGGCATAGCGGCGTCGCCAAGGCTCGGCGCGAACCTCGACGCGCAAGTCGCTGCTGCCCAGATTCTCCTTGGGCAGGCCGCGCGTCACGTAGGGCAAGAGCGCATCCACGTCTTCGGGACGGTCACCGCACACCAAACGGGCCGGCGCAACACCCACCGCCGCACCGATTGCGCAGTTCGGGCTGCCGCGTCCTACGCGATATACACCCGCGCGCACCTGGCGCACGTTCTCTCCGTTGCGACGGGCAAAATCCACGGCCTCTTGCAGACTGCGTAGCCCCAACGACACCACCATGAAGGGCTGTGGCACGTCGTCCCGACCGGCTGGATCGAGGGCAGCGGCGACATCGACGGGGGCATCCCAATGCACTACCTGCTCCAACCCGGGCTCGGCCTTTCCGAGTTCGCGGCGCCAGTCGAAGGGCAGGCGCGCCCAAGCGGTGCTCTGGTCCATGATCGCCGCGGGGTTCTTCAGGCGCCCGATCAAGAACAGCTCTTGAGGTGCGGCCACCGGACTCAAGTCGGGTGCCGCGCCTTCGGCGATGGTGGCGGTGCCATCGGTTGACGGCGTCTCGGCAGGCTTGCTCGGAGACGTGGCCCCTGGCCCGCAGGCAGCAGCCAAGAAGACGAAGGAATAGGAAACGGCGCGCAGCAGGAATCTCATGACGCGCCGTTCATACACCAATTCCCGCTGGGGCGGTGCCACCGGGCTTTCGCCCACGGATCTGGCCAAAAATCAGTCGAATTCGCGCGCGGCGTCGCGACCGAAGAGGCGTCCGACACCCCAGAGCGCAGTGTGCCCGACGGCCGCAGCACCCGCGCGCGCGAGCGCCAGCTTGGACCAACGCTTGCCGGCGAAATGCTGAAGCCCGAGGCGAATGAACTCCGGCGATGCGTGGAGGAATCGCTCCACGTTCGGCCGTGCGTCACCATAGAACAGGCGCACGCCCTGCTCGCGCACTCTGAGATCGCGGCCCACGTGGCTGTTCGTCACCACCGTGGGCCAGTCGTCGAAGCCCAAGTCGCGATTGACGATGCGCTCGGCGAGGTAGCGCCCTGCCGTTGCGCCGTAGAACAGAGCCTGCGCAATGCCTTCGCCTGTGACCGGGTCGATCCCGGCTGCCTCGCCCACCAAAAGGACATGGGGCTGAGCGATGGGGCGATGCGCCTCGAAACCTCGCTCCGCAAAGCGCTTCTTGCGGAACTTCGTCAGGTCGAGTCCCCGCGCGGCGAGTTCCTCCGCCAAGAGGTCCTGAATCTGCACGGCCGGTGTGGTCTCCCCCGAGCTGAGCATGTAGACGCCCCGGCAGACCATCTCTCTGCCGCCAACGAGGGTCGGAAAGTCCCAGTAGTAGCCCGGCAACCGACGGTGGCTGGCGTCGAAGAGCAGGACGTCGCGCGGCAAATCCTCGTCGACCATCTCGGTGTCGATTTCGAGGGCCTGGGCACGGTAGCGCGTCGACACGAAGCCCAGGCTGCGGCGCACGACGCTACCCACACCATCCGCTCCGACTAGCACGTCACAGCGCACCTCGCCCTGGGACGTTTCCAAGGAATAGCCGCCGTCTCGACGGCGAATGGCTCCCACCTTGGCATTCTCGAGCACGGTGATCCCGCGCTGCCGCGCGAGCCGCGCCAACTCTGCGTCGTACTCGATCCGTCGTACGACCCGTCCGATTTCACCCGCACGAACCACAGTCGTGCGGCCCATGGCCTTGAAGGCGACCCCTTGGACCTTCACGCTGGGTACGTCCACGGTCAGCCCTATGCTGGAGAGCAAGCGATCCGCGCGACCTCCCACCCCACCCGCACAAAACTTCTCTCGCGGGTACGATTCCTTCTCCAGCACCAGCAAGCGCTCAGTCAGGGAGGGAGCGGCATGGGAGAGAAACAGCGCCGTGGCAATCCCCGCCGGTCCTCCACCGACGATGGCAAGCGCGACCTCACGCATGGTGACCAAGGGATAGCGTCCGGCGCCGCATGCGGATAGTAAAAAATGCTCAGCGCCAGTTGGCGTAGAGCTCGTCGCGCCAGGCAACCAGATCCGCGAAACGTTTGCTCAGCTCCGGCGAGGTCCAGGCCTGGCGACTCGCAGGCCCAAGCCGAATGGTCGGGCTGTCCACGGGTCCGACGAACTGAAGGCTGCTGGCCACGGCAATGTCGGCGAAGGAGAAGTCGTCCAGCAACGTCTTGCGGCCTGCCAGGGCCTCCGCCACGCGCTCGAGCAGCGGACGCATCGGCAGCTCCAGCTCGGCCGGAGTCGCGTCCATGAACGAGTACTTGCCGCGCAAGAAGCGTACGCCAAGCACGCCGGTGACTCGCGCCAGTGTCGCCGATGCGTTGAGTGGCGGCGGGACGCTCTCGAGCAACGCCTCGGGATGTCGGGCCACGGCAGCCGTGGCCCGCGCGCGCCCATGAGCGCTTATCTCTTCTGCCAGGGCAACGAGTGCTTCGATGCGCTGGGCGCTGCCGCTCGGAAATAGCGGGGCGCCTTTTCCCCGTGCTTCCGCCCAGCGAGCAATGTCCAGGGAGTCGTCGAAACGCTCGATGCCGTCGATCAGCACCGGAACCGTGACGCGCCCGCGCCAGCGGCCCAAGTGCCAGCGCAGCCACGGTTCCCCGACCATGGGGAGATACTCGACGCGCTCGACCGCAACGCCGTGGTGGTCGAGCGCCCAGCGAGCGCGCTCCGACCACGGCGAGTAGTGAAGGTGGATCAGCTTTGCCACGGCGGGGGTCGCCAAACGCAGCTCAGTTCGTCTCTTCGAACTCGGCGTCGATGACGTCGCCCTTCTTCTTGTCGTCGGGCGGGGGCGCCGCGCCCGCACCGTTGGCGCCCGGCGCGGAAGCCGAGGCGGCTTGATACAGCTTCTCCGCCATGGCGTGGGCTTCCTTTTCCAGACGGACAAGGACGTCCTGAACCTTCGCGTCGTCCTGCTGTTCCACAGCGTCGCGGCCTTCCTTGATCAGCCCTTCCAGCGACGAAACGTCGGCGCCGTCCAGCTTCTCCTTGTTCTCCGCGATCTGCTTTTCGAGGGTGTAGCAGAGGTTGTCTAGCTTGTTGCGACGCTCGATCTCGTCGCGTCGCTTCTTGTCCTCGGCCTCGTGCTCTTGCGCTTCTTTCACCATGCGGTCGATGTCGTTGTCTTCCAGGCCGCTGTTGGCGGTGATGGTGATGCGCTGGTCCTTGCCGGTGGCCGTGTCCTTTGCAGTCACGCTCAGTATGCCGTTCGCATCGATGTCGAAGGTGACCTCGATCTTGGGCACGCCGCGCGGTGCCGCCGGGATCCCTTCCAGGTGGAACTTGCCCAGGGTGCGGTTGTATCGCGCTTCGGCGCGCTCGCCTTGGAGCACGTGGATCTCCACGCTCGTCTGGCTGTCGCTAGCCGTCGAGTAGACCTCCTTCTTCTGAGTCGGGATCGTGGTGTTCCGCTGGATCATCACGGTCATCACGCCACCCAAGGTCTCCACGCCGAGGGACAGTGGCGTCACATCGAGCAACACGACGTCCTGAACGTCGCCAGCGAGCACACCGCCCTGCACCGCAGCGCCCACCGCGACCACCTCGTCGGGATTCACGCCCCGGTGGGGGTCTTTGCCGAAGAAGCTCTTCACCGTCTCCTGCACCAGCGGGATGCGAGTCGAGCCGCCGACCATCACGATCTCGTCGATGTCGGCGGGCTTCTTCTTGGCGTCCTCGAGCGCCTTCTTCACCGGATTCATCGTGCGCTCGATCAGCGGGCGAATCATTTGCTCCAGCTTGGCGCGAGTCAGCTGCTTCTGCAGGTGCTTGGGGCCACTGGCGTCCGCCGTGAGGAACGGAAGATTGATGGTGGTCTCTTGCTTGGTGGAAAGCTCGATCTTCGCCTGCTCAGCGGCGTCCTTGAGACGCTGGATCACCATCTTGTCGGTGGACACGTCCATGCCGGTGTCCTTCTTGAACTCGGCAGCCAGCCAATCCATCACCAGGATGTCGACGTCGTCACCACCAAGGTGCGTGTCGCCGTTGGTGGCAATCACCTGCACGACGTTGTCGCCGACCTCCAGAATCGAGATATCGAAGGTACCACCGCCAAAGTCGTAAACTGCGATGACCTCGTTGCTCTTCTTGTCCAGGCCGTAGGCGAGCGCTGCCGCCGTGGGCTCGTTGATGATGCGACGCACCTCCAGCCCCGCGATGCGGCCCGCGTCCTTGGTGGCTTGGCGCTGCGAGTCATTGAAGTACGCCGGCACCGTGATCACGGCTTCGGTCACCTTCTCTCCCAGATAGTCCTCCGCAGCCTTCTTCAACTTCTGCAGGACCTTGGCGCTGACTTCGGGGGGCGCCATCTTCTTGCCGCGCACCTGCACCCAGACGTCGCCGTTGTCGCCGCGAACCAGGTGATAGGGAACGCGATGCGTCTCTTTTTCGACCTCGTCGAAGCGACGGCCGATGAAGCGCTTGGCAGAGTAGATGGTGTTCTCTGGATTGGTGACGGCCTGCCGCTTGGCAATCGTCCCCACCAAGATCTCGGACTTCTCGTCCCATGCCACGACCGAGGGCGTGAGACGCGATCCCTCTTCGTTGACGATGACCTTGGCCTCTTTGCCTTCCATGACGGCAACGACGCTGTTGGTCGTGCCCAGATCGATACCGATGATCTTGCCCATGATTCTTCTCCGCTTTGGGGCGGAGCCTCGAAGCACACTGCGGCTCGGGCTCCCCTCACGGCGACCTGCTCGGCGAGTGCCTGAGCCAGAATGCCGCGAGAACTTGCGGCAAGATAACCACCTCGCGCCAGGGGTCAACGGTCTCGGCATTCCCCGCCCGCACCCCGGGATCACCCAGAATCTCGTTGACACGGCCCGCCCGGCGGCTACCCTCCCGGCTCCCCGATACCGGGGCCGTAGCTCAGCTGGGAGAGCGCCGCGTTCGCAATGCGGAGGTCAGGGGTTCGATCCCCCTCGGCTCCACTACTTTCGACGAGATCAAGACGACGACCGTCGCACGCATGTATCAAGGGTTCGGCGGGCAAGCCTTCAACCCGGCGATGTACTCGCGCAGCACCGCGACGCCCGTGGGATCCACGAGCCGAGTTCCCATGGGCGGCATGCGACTCGGCCCCTGACTCTGGATTCGATCCATCAGTGCTGAGGCATCCGGATCGCCTGGCTCGATTCGGTTCTTGCCGAACAGAATCCCAAACTGGAGGGGCACGCCGCAAGTGCGGGTCTCCGCCAAGCTGCGGTCGTAGCGCAGATCCATGTCGAGCTCCGCCGGCACCCAGCCGCCGGGCCGGTGGCAGTGCGCGCAGTTCGCGTGGAGGTAGGCCCGCGCGCGCCCTTCCGCGCTGGCGCCTGAGTGCGGATCGGGCATGGCTGGAAGATCGGATGCCGGCGTCGTCGTCTCGAGGGCCTCGATGGCAACCAGCGCGTCGATCTGATTCCCAGAGGCGCCCTCCCACTTCACCTGACGGTTCATCTGCGATGTGGTCGGCCCCAGCACGAACGCTGCACTGGGCGAGTGGCATGCCTCGCAGCTGCTGCGCGCGGGGAACAGGTGGCTCACGACACCCAGGGGCGTGTCGAAGCTGGCCTCCTTCCAGGCGTCCAGTCGCTTGGCGTCGCTTCCGTCCGGCAGCCACTCGTAGGAATGGGCCTCCCAGCCGCCTTGGCGCCGCAGCAGTACGCGCGTTTCCACGACCCGGGGTCCGCCCACGTCGTAGGCGAAGTGCTTGAGCAGCACCGAGCCAACCGGAAAGAGCCAGGTCCCGTCGTCCTCCGCAACGATGCGCTCGCCCGGTGGAAGCACTAGATAGCGCTGCTTGGCGGCCCCGTCCGTCCAGAGCTGGGACGCCACCGCGAAGGGGATCAGGTCGGCGCCCGGCACCCGCGCGGAAATGTCATCGAAGCAGTCCGCAGCGCTCAGCCACTCGGGCGCCGCCCCCGGCGACGTGTCGCTGGCGAGCGGTGAGCTGGATTGCAGCGCGGTGGCGAAGCAGCGTTGCTCGCCGGTGCGAGGCCCAAGGACGGGCCCCGATGCAGAAGGCGATGGCGCGCCGTCGTCACCGCAGCCCAGGCACAGCAGGGCCAAGCCAACTGGCAAGGCCAAATGAAGTCGGTCGTGGACGATCCTCAACGCGGACAGTCTAGCGCCTCGTCTCGTGCTGCAAAGCTTCACGCACGAAGGGCACCTGTTCTGGACGGAAACGCCGACCTAGTACGAAGCGAGGCGCTTGCGGCGGCGGAGCGCCACGAGGCCAGCGAGGCCCACGAGCCAGGGAACGGGCCGCACGGGCCCGTCCTCGGAGCTCATGACCACGGCGCAGCCGCCCGCTTCCGCGTCGGCTTCACCCGACGCGTCCAGGCACACCTTCAAGGACTTGTCACAGGACAGCCCACCGCCACAGGCGTCGTTGCTGGTGCAGGTCGCCGTGCAGAAACCTGCGGTGGTATCTCCAGAGGCGAAGCACGCGAAGCCCTCGGGGCAGCCGCGACCGATGCCACAGGCAGTTCCTTGAGGATCCTCCGTGGACTCGCCAGGCGTCTTGGGTTCGACGGGCGGATTCGGATCATCGCTGACCCCCGATACCCAGAACGGCGGATCGTAGCCGCCGACGTCGGCCGCTTCCTGCGCGACACCGATGATGAAATCTCTCCAGGCGTACACCGAACCGTAGGTTGGATTGCTGCAGTTGCCGCCGCCTCGCGACACGACGCCAATGACCTTGCCGTCAGCGTCCATCGCAGGGCCGCCACTGTCGCCTTGGCACACGCCGGTCTGACCGCCCCACTCCGTCGACTGGACCGAGTACATGAACGGGCAGGTGCTGCCTACGCACTGGACCTGCAATCCTTCTCTCATCATGCGGCCCCCCGCATCGAAGCCGGTGCCGCTGGTGTTTCCGTAGCCGATGGCGGTGTACAGCTCACCGGGAGCGACCGGAATGTCGATTCTCGGCACGGCCGGCACCACGTCCTTGACGGGCTTCGCCAGAATCACCAAGGCAACGTCGAAGCCGCAGGTGTCGTTGCCGTCGCTGGGTACGCGGACGTCGCTGCCACGATTCCAGTTCTTGCTGTGCTGCGACATGTTCATGTCGGTGGTGAACATCAGGTTCGTCCCCGGGTAGGGGTCGGCGAAGCCCGAGTCACCGCACACGACGTGGTCATTGTCGTTCAAGCTGGGCGCCACGCAGTGGCGCGCCGTGAGCACCAGGTTCGGAGCGATGAGGGTGCCGGTGCACATGCCGCCCCCTTGATCGGTTCCCGCGAACATTCCGAGCACGTTGGTAGAGTCGGGCGCCCACACCCCTCCCGCGATTGGCTGGCGGTTCACCTGGGTCGGCGCAGACTCCGTCTGCACGCTGCAAGCCAGCCCAGCGAGCCCGAACAGACACATCGCGACCACGGAAGACTTCATCTCGGCACTCCTCGCAGCATGGGTCTCGGCACTCCTTCGCGGGAACGTTCGCGCGGTCAGGCCCCGGACCCGAGCGAGGTTTTAGCCGAGGGTTCTGTCCGCCTCCAGCGGCTTTTCCGGGCCTGGCGCTGGTTTTCGTACAGGTTGCCTGAAACCGTTGGCGTCACGGTGTAAAATTCCGCGGGAGCTGAACGTGACGACTTTCCACTTGAGCCAACCTGTCGACGCCGACCCCGCGCTGGTGTGGAGCGCACTCTCGCAGCCGCGGGGCCTGGCAGCTTGGCAAGCGGATCGCGTGGAGGGCAGCGTGGAGCCGGGCGCTCGGCTTGCACTCAGCTGGCCCAGCCTCGGCGTTGCAGTCGAGGTGAGCGTGACGGAATGGATCCCTCAGCGCCGGCTCGTCCTCGCCTGGGATACGCATAGGGTCACTTTCGAGGTCGACCCGGGAGGTGTGCACCTCACGTGCGCGGGCATCACGAACCAGGACGAGCTAGAGGGCACCGGCAGCGCTTGGGCGCTTTCGCTCGCTACGCTGGCACACTACTGCGAGCACCACGCGGAACGAGAACGTTCGGTCTGTTGGCTATCGGGAATCGCGCGCGCCGAACCCGAGTTGATCCACACCTACTTCACGGAAGTGTGGGCACAGCGGCATTGGCTCGGGGAAGGCTCTGGCTTCGGCGCTGTCGGAAGCGCGGTCAGCATCCAGCTGACACCTGAGCGCGCGCTCTCTGGACGTGTACTGGCGCACACCGCAGGCCGAGATCTGCTCGTGTCCTGGGAAGAAGACGGTGAGTCGGTGCTCGCGTTCCGCAGCCTGCCAAGCCCGCTTGGCAGCGAGCGCATGGTGATGCTGAGCTGGTCCCGCTGGAATCCCGGAGCGCCCCCCGACGGCCACTTTTCGGCGCTGCAGGCAGCGCACCGGCGGCTGCTCAAGGCGCTGCAGCCGGGGGCGGCGTAGCATCGCGGCAACAACGCGTACCCAAGCTGTAGTCGTAGTAGCCCGGAGCATGCGACGCGATCTTCGCTTCGCAGCCTTGGCTGGTGGAACGAGCGTAGAAGCCCCCGACGAATACGCCCTTGGGATCGGCGATCCACTCGTCGAGGTTGCCGACCATGTCGAAGACGGCGTCGTCCTGCCATCGCGTGCGACACTCGCTGAGCGCGCCCGTGACCCGCAAGAGCGGCCCGACGCCGCCCTCGACGACCAAGTTCAGGCGAGGGTCCGTGTGACCCAACGACGCCTGCCCGTGAAGCACCGCAGCCGGGTGCAAGGAACGAAACACGTTGCAGCGGTTGGCTTCGTAGTTGGCGCCATAGCCGTACTTCGTGCTCCCCGGGCCGCGGCACGCGCGTGTCCACTCAGCCTCCGAACACAACCGCTTGCCAGCGTTGTCGCAGGCATTCGCCGCGTCGTAGTAGCTCAGATAGCCATTGGGAATCACTCCAGCACGGGACTGCGCCATGAAGCGCACCGCGCCCTTTCGCTGCAAACGGGGGATTGGGGGCAGCGGCATGAGCCGCGCGTCGTCGCTGCCGACGAGACGGCGCTCGACCTGCCAAACGGCGTGAATGCGCGTCAGCTTCGA
The nucleotide sequence above comes from Polyangiaceae bacterium. Encoded proteins:
- a CDS encoding SUMF1/EgtB/PvdO family nonheme iron enzyme, which produces MVPTTPRKLAQGFRHGALLLGLQLFATNVLAARDCPDDMVRVDDYCIDRFEASLVERASLSSLSPYYPPGFSKLTRIHAVWQVERRLVGSDDARLMPLPPIPRLQRKGAVRFMAQSRAGVIPNGYLSYYDAANACDNAGKRLCSEAEWTRACRGPGSTKYGYGANYEANRCNVFRSLHPAAVLHGQASLGHTDPRLNLVVEGGVGPLLRVTGALSECRTRWQDDAVFDMVGNLDEWIADPKGVFVGGFYARSTSQGCEAKIASHAPGYYDYSLGTRCCRDATPPPAAAP